In Burkholderia savannae, one genomic interval encodes:
- a CDS encoding DUF1853 family protein, which yields MNAAASPVPLGALRDAAVRDLAWLLSSASLLAPSAGAPLARPWASVADAAQTAAWLVALDAQPAPLHDTLAHARPVRLGRYAECLLGFFVEHAPSLVLVAANLPLRRNGRTLGECDFLIETARGERLHWELAVKCYLCVAEAGAASLAEFVGPNLADRFDLKRARLVDHQLRLTARDEFASLGYAGPWLAQMLVKGWLFYRAGDGHDGGAIVDPPEVDADHPRGFWVTRDAWPAFADAQRQGAAWMALPRLAWLAPRAIDDAAARRGPGALVSADAVFAEVAGQPGPSLVAALTRGDDGTWHETARGFIVPDGWPQRAAAFAAS from the coding sequence ATGAACGCCGCGGCGTCGCCCGTGCCGCTCGGCGCGCTGCGCGACGCCGCCGTGCGCGACCTCGCGTGGCTGCTGTCGAGCGCGAGTCTGCTCGCGCCGTCGGCGGGCGCGCCGCTTGCCCGGCCGTGGGCGAGCGTCGCGGATGCGGCGCAGACGGCCGCGTGGCTCGTCGCGCTCGACGCGCAGCCCGCGCCGCTGCACGACACGCTCGCGCACGCGCGGCCCGTTCGTCTCGGCCGCTATGCCGAATGCCTGCTCGGCTTTTTTGTCGAGCATGCGCCGTCGCTCGTTCTCGTCGCCGCGAATCTGCCGCTGCGCCGCAACGGCCGCACGCTCGGCGAGTGCGACTTCCTGATCGAAACCGCGCGTGGCGAGCGCCTGCACTGGGAGCTCGCGGTCAAGTGCTATCTGTGCGTCGCGGAGGCGGGCGCCGCGTCGCTCGCCGAGTTCGTCGGACCGAATCTCGCCGACCGCTTCGATCTGAAACGCGCGCGGCTCGTCGATCATCAATTGCGGCTGACGGCGCGCGACGAGTTCGCGTCGCTCGGCTACGCGGGGCCGTGGCTCGCGCAGATGCTCGTGAAAGGGTGGCTCTTCTATCGCGCAGGCGACGGGCACGACGGCGGCGCGATCGTCGATCCGCCTGAGGTCGACGCCGACCATCCGCGCGGGTTCTGGGTCACGCGCGACGCGTGGCCGGCGTTCGCCGATGCGCAGCGGCAGGGTGCCGCGTGGATGGCGCTGCCGCGTCTCGCGTGGCTTGCGCCGCGCGCGATCGACGATGCGGCGGCGAGGCGAGGGCCCGGCGCGCTCGTTTCGGCCGATGCGGTTTTCGCCGAGGTTGCCGGGCAGCCGGGGCCGTCGCTCGTCGCTGCGCTCACGCGCGGCGACGACGGGACGTGGCACGAAACCGCGCGCGGCTTCATCGTGCCCGACGGTTGGCCGCAGCGGGCGGCGGCGTTTGCCGCGAGTTGA
- the thiD gene encoding bifunctional hydroxymethylpyrimidine kinase/phosphomethylpyrimidine kinase yields MTRPIPNALTIAGSDSGGGAGIQADLKTFSALGAYGASVITALTAQNTRGVTGVHAPDASFVAAQLDAVFDDIRIDAVKIGMLANASIVRAVAAALARYAPRHVVLDTVMISKSSHALLAPDAVAALRDELLPLAGLVTPNLPEAAELLGVAAATTEDEMVRQGEALVARGAKAVLMKGGHLGALHESPDWLIHAGGAQRFAGERLPVANTHGTGCTLSAAIAALLPQRPTLADAIADAKVYLTGAIGASGRLDVGHGVGPVHHFHRWW; encoded by the coding sequence ATGACCCGACCGATTCCCAACGCGCTCACGATCGCCGGCTCCGACTCCGGCGGCGGCGCAGGCATCCAGGCCGATCTGAAGACGTTCTCCGCGCTCGGCGCGTACGGCGCGAGCGTGATCACCGCGCTCACCGCGCAGAACACGCGCGGCGTGACGGGCGTGCATGCGCCCGACGCGAGCTTCGTCGCCGCGCAGCTCGACGCCGTGTTCGACGACATCCGCATCGACGCGGTGAAGATCGGCATGCTCGCGAACGCGTCGATCGTGCGCGCGGTCGCCGCGGCGCTCGCGCGCTACGCGCCGCGCCACGTCGTGCTCGACACGGTGATGATCTCGAAGAGTTCGCACGCGCTGCTCGCGCCCGACGCGGTCGCCGCGCTGCGCGACGAATTGCTGCCGCTCGCCGGCCTCGTCACGCCGAACCTGCCGGAGGCGGCCGAGCTGCTCGGCGTCGCGGCCGCGACGACCGAGGACGAGATGGTGCGCCAGGGCGAGGCGCTCGTCGCGCGCGGCGCGAAGGCGGTGCTGATGAAGGGCGGCCACCTCGGCGCCTTGCACGAAAGCCCGGATTGGCTGATTCACGCGGGCGGCGCGCAACGCTTCGCCGGCGAGCGGCTGCCGGTCGCGAACACGCACGGCACGGGGTGCACGCTGTCGGCGGCGATCGCCGCGCTGCTGCCGCAACGCCCGACGCTCGCGGACGCGATCGCCGACGCGAAGGTCTATCTGACGGGCGCGATCGGCGCGAGCGGGCGACTCGACGTCGGGCACGGCGTCGGGCCCGTGCATCATTTCCATCGGTGGTGGTGA
- the lplT gene encoding lysophospholipid transporter LplT, translating into MKKGFYSIMAAQFFSSLADSALLIAAIALLKDLHAPNWMIPLLKLFFVLSYVVLAAFVGAFADSRPKGHVMFITNSIKVVGCLIMLFGAHPLVAYGIVGFGAAAYSPAKYGILTELLPPERLVAANGWIEGTTVGSIILGTVLGGALISPKIASHVIAHTPPSINTPAEAAMLVIMAIYVTAALFNLRIPDTGARYPKQQHGPLKLVTDFADCFMTLWHDKLGQISLAVTTLFWGAGATLQFIVLKWAEVSLGMSLSEGAILQAVVALGVAAGAMIAASRIPLRKSLTVLPVGIVMGIAVMLMAFYTRDLFPAHWALAIGRMHLPVYLLVAYVFLMFVGALSGFFVVPMNALLQHRGHVLLSAGHSIAVQNFNENLSVLVMLCLYAALVWLDVPVGIVIVLFGTFVCLTMWLVMRLHLANQRRFDSVALIGESKH; encoded by the coding sequence ATGAAAAAAGGTTTTTACTCCATCATGGCCGCGCAGTTTTTCTCGTCGTTGGCCGACAGCGCTCTTCTCATCGCCGCAATCGCTCTGCTGAAAGACCTCCACGCGCCGAACTGGATGATACCGCTCCTGAAGCTGTTCTTCGTCCTGTCGTACGTGGTGCTCGCCGCCTTCGTCGGCGCGTTCGCCGACTCGCGCCCGAAAGGGCACGTGATGTTCATCACCAATTCGATCAAGGTCGTCGGCTGCCTCATCATGCTGTTCGGCGCGCATCCGCTCGTCGCATACGGGATCGTCGGCTTCGGCGCGGCCGCCTATTCGCCCGCGAAGTACGGCATTCTGACCGAGCTCCTGCCGCCCGAGCGGCTCGTCGCCGCGAACGGCTGGATCGAGGGCACGACGGTCGGCTCGATCATCCTCGGCACGGTGCTGGGCGGCGCGCTCATCAGCCCGAAGATCGCGTCGCACGTGATCGCGCACACGCCCCCTTCGATCAACACGCCCGCCGAGGCGGCGATGCTCGTCATCATGGCGATCTACGTGACGGCGGCGCTCTTCAACCTGCGCATTCCCGACACGGGCGCACGCTATCCGAAGCAGCAGCACGGCCCGCTCAAGCTCGTCACCGATTTCGCCGATTGTTTCATGACGCTCTGGCACGACAAGCTCGGCCAGATCTCGCTCGCCGTCACGACGCTGTTCTGGGGCGCGGGCGCGACGCTGCAGTTCATCGTCCTCAAGTGGGCGGAGGTATCGCTCGGCATGTCGCTGTCCGAAGGCGCGATCCTGCAGGCGGTCGTCGCGCTCGGCGTCGCGGCGGGCGCGATGATCGCGGCGAGCCGGATTCCGCTGCGCAAGTCGCTGACCGTGCTGCCCGTCGGCATCGTGATGGGCATCGCGGTGATGCTGATGGCGTTCTACACGCGCGACCTGTTCCCCGCGCACTGGGCGCTGGCCATCGGGCGCATGCACTTGCCCGTCTATCTGCTCGTCGCATACGTGTTCCTGATGTTCGTCGGCGCGCTGTCGGGATTCTTCGTCGTCCCGATGAACGCGCTGCTTCAGCATCGCGGCCACGTGCTGCTGTCGGCCGGCCATTCGATCGCGGTGCAGAACTTCAACGAGAACCTGTCCGTGCTCGTGATGCTCTGCTTGTACGCGGCGCTCGTGTGGCTCGACGTGCCGGTCGGCATCGTGATCGTGCTGTTCGGCACGTTCGTGTGCCTGACGATGTGGCTCGTGATGCGGCTGCACCTCGCGAACCAGCGCCGCTTCGATTCGGTCGCCCTCATCGGCGAATCGAAACACTGA
- the alr gene encoding alanine racemase produces MPRPISATIHTAALANNLTVVRRHAAKSKVWAIVKANAYGHGLARVFPGLRGTDGFGLLDLDEAVKLRELGWAGPILLLEGFFRSTDIDVIDRYSLTTAVHNDEQMRMLETARLSKPVNVQLKMNSGMNRLGYTPEKFRAAWERARACPGIGQITLMTHFSDADGARGVADQVATFERGAEGIAGTRSLANSAAVLWHPSTHFDWVRPGIMLYGASPSGRSADLADKGLKPTMTLASELIAVQTLAKGQTVGYGSVFAAEGTLRIGVVACGYADGYPRIAPEGTPVVVDGVRTRIVGRVSMDMLTVDLTPVPQAGVGSRVELWGETLPIDDVAAQCGTVGYELMCAVAPRVPVRAE; encoded by the coding sequence ATGCCGCGCCCGATTTCCGCCACGATCCACACCGCCGCTTTGGCGAACAATCTCACTGTCGTGCGTCGCCACGCCGCCAAGTCGAAGGTCTGGGCGATCGTCAAGGCGAACGCGTACGGGCACGGCCTCGCGCGGGTCTTTCCCGGGCTGCGCGGCACCGACGGCTTCGGCCTTCTCGATCTCGACGAGGCCGTGAAGCTGCGCGAGCTCGGCTGGGCGGGCCCGATCCTGTTGCTCGAGGGCTTCTTCCGATCGACCGACATCGACGTGATCGACCGCTACAGCCTGACGACCGCGGTGCACAACGACGAGCAGATGCGCATGCTCGAGACGGCGCGGCTGTCGAAGCCCGTCAACGTGCAGCTGAAGATGAACAGCGGGATGAACCGCCTCGGCTACACGCCGGAGAAGTTCCGCGCCGCGTGGGAGCGCGCCCGCGCGTGCCCCGGCATCGGCCAGATCACGTTAATGACCCATTTTTCCGACGCCGACGGCGCACGCGGCGTCGCCGACCAGGTGGCTACGTTCGAGCGCGGCGCGGAAGGCATCGCCGGCACGCGCAGCCTCGCGAACTCGGCCGCCGTGCTCTGGCACCCGTCGACGCACTTCGACTGGGTGCGGCCCGGCATCATGCTGTACGGCGCGTCGCCGTCCGGGCGCTCGGCGGACCTCGCCGACAAGGGCCTGAAGCCGACGATGACGCTCGCGTCCGAGCTGATCGCCGTGCAGACGCTCGCGAAAGGGCAAACGGTCGGCTACGGCTCCGTGTTCGCCGCCGAGGGCACGCTGCGGATCGGCGTCGTCGCGTGCGGCTATGCGGACGGCTATCCGCGGATCGCGCCGGAGGGCACGCCCGTCGTCGTCGACGGCGTGCGCACGCGGATCGTCGGCCGCGTGTCGATGGATATGCTGACCGTCGATCTCACCCCGGTGCCGCAGGCGGGCGTCGGCTCGCGCGTCGAGCTCTGGGGCGAGACGCTGCCGATCGACGACGTCGCCGCGCAATGCGGGACGGTCGGCTACGAGCTGATGTGCGCGGTCGCGCCGCGCGTGCCGGTGCGTGCCGAATAA
- the radA gene encoding DNA repair protein RadA — MAKQKTVFVCTECGGQAPKWQGQCPSCHAWNTLVESVESSPSAHRFQSLAKQAPVQRLADIEAADVPRFSTGIGEFDRVLGGGLVAGGVVLIGGDPGIGKSTLLLQSLAQIASERPALYISGEESGAQIALRAQRLALLDGGASAADLKLLAEIQLEKIQATIDAERPDVAVIDSIQTIYSEALTSAPGSVAQVRECAAQLTRIAKQSGTAIIMVGHVTKEGNLAGPRVLEHIVDTVLYFEGDTHSSFRLVRAFKNRFGAVNELGVFAMTERGLRGVANPSALFLSQHTEVVPGSCVLVTQEGTRPLLVEVQALVDTANVPNPRRLAVGLEQNRLAMLLAVLHRHAGIGCFDQDVFLNAVGGVKITEPAADLAVLLAIHSSMRNKPLPKGLIVFGEVGLAGEIRPSPRGQERLREAAKLGFTTALIPKANAPKQPIDGLRVHAVERIEQAIDQIRVLE; from the coding sequence ATGGCCAAGCAGAAAACGGTATTCGTCTGCACCGAGTGCGGCGGGCAGGCGCCGAAGTGGCAGGGGCAATGCCCGTCGTGCCACGCGTGGAACACGCTCGTCGAATCGGTCGAGAGCTCGCCGTCCGCGCACCGTTTCCAGTCGCTCGCGAAACAGGCGCCGGTGCAGCGGCTCGCGGACATCGAGGCGGCCGACGTGCCGCGCTTCTCGACCGGGATCGGCGAATTCGACCGGGTGCTGGGCGGCGGGCTTGTCGCGGGCGGCGTCGTGCTGATCGGCGGCGATCCGGGGATCGGCAAGTCGACGCTGCTGCTGCAGTCGCTCGCGCAGATCGCGAGCGAGCGGCCGGCGCTCTATATCAGCGGCGAGGAATCGGGCGCGCAGATCGCGCTGCGCGCGCAGCGGCTCGCGCTTCTCGACGGCGGCGCGAGCGCGGCCGATCTGAAGCTGCTCGCCGAGATCCAGCTCGAGAAGATTCAGGCGACGATCGACGCCGAGCGGCCCGACGTGGCCGTTATCGATTCGATTCAGACGATCTATTCGGAGGCGCTCACGTCCGCGCCCGGCTCGGTCGCGCAGGTGCGCGAATGCGCGGCGCAATTGACGCGCATCGCGAAACAATCGGGCACCGCGATCATCATGGTCGGGCACGTGACGAAGGAGGGCAACCTCGCGGGCCCGCGCGTGCTCGAGCACATCGTCGACACCGTGCTGTACTTCGAGGGCGACACGCATTCGTCGTTCCGGCTCGTGCGCGCGTTCAAGAACCGCTTCGGCGCGGTCAACGAGCTCGGCGTGTTCGCGATGACCGAGCGCGGGCTGCGCGGCGTCGCGAATCCGTCGGCGCTGTTCCTGTCGCAGCACACGGAGGTCGTGCCGGGCTCGTGCGTGCTCGTCACGCAAGAGGGCACGCGGCCGCTCCTCGTCGAGGTGCAGGCGCTCGTCGACACCGCGAACGTGCCCAATCCGCGCCGGCTCGCGGTCGGCCTCGAGCAGAACCGGCTCGCGATGCTGCTCGCCGTGCTGCACCGGCATGCGGGCATCGGGTGTTTCGACCAGGACGTGTTCCTCAACGCGGTCGGCGGCGTCAAGATCACCGAGCCGGCCGCCGATCTCGCGGTGCTGCTCGCGATTCATTCGTCGATGCGTAACAAACCGTTGCCAAAGGGTCTGATCGTATTCGGCGAAGTGGGGCTCGCGGGCGAGATCCGGCCGTCGCCGCGCGGGCAGGAACGCCTGCGCGAGGCAGCGAAGCTCGGCTTCACGACCGCGCTGATTCCGAAGGCGAACGCGCCGAAACAGCCGATCGACGGGCTTCGCGTGCATGCGGTCGAGCGCATCGAGCAGGCGATCGATCAGATCCGCGTGCTCGAATGA
- a CDS encoding DUF2866 domain-containing protein: MKRSHQTSAQKRTYNVRGCRVSEPIGAPWGGGCRIVEWIGGDGRIARRVAAVNVTEAEVYAMIRRPLEGRRHLMGDDEQMPRDTLPRR; encoded by the coding sequence TTGAAACGATCTCATCAAACCAGTGCGCAAAAGCGCACGTACAACGTGCGGGGTTGCCGCGTGTCCGAGCCGATCGGCGCGCCGTGGGGCGGCGGTTGCCGGATCGTCGAATGGATCGGCGGGGACGGGCGGATCGCCCGCCGTGTCGCCGCCGTCAACGTGACCGAGGCGGAAGTCTACGCGATGATCCGCCGGCCGCTCGAAGGCCGCCGCCATCTGATGGGCGACGACGAGCAGATGCCGCGCGACACGCTGCCGCGGCGCTGA
- a CDS encoding ATP-binding cassette domain-containing protein: MIRFNQFSLARGTKPLFDATSFTLNPGEKAGLVGANGAGKSTLFAVLRDELHADAGDFAMPPSWRIAHVSQETPAVDRSALDYTLDGDAALRAIEARIAQASAAHDGAAEADAHAAFADADGYTAPARAQALLLGLGFTLAQTREPVASFSGGWRMRLNLAQALMCRSDLLLLDEPTNHLDLDAIVWLEDWLHRYPGTLVVISHDREFLDSVCNVTLHLENRQVKRYGGNYSQFEVLRAQQLDLQQSAYEKQQKTIEHLQSFINRFKAKATKAKQAQSRMKALEKMELIAPAHVASPFTFEFRTPDSAPNPMLVMEGVRCGYRADDDGEIPIVERVALSIQNGQRIGLLGANGQGKSTLIKTLAGTLAPLSGDVRTGKGLTIGYFAQHQLETLRPDDSALAHLARLAPDSREQELRDFLGGFNFSGDMATAPIEPFSGGEKARLALALIIWQKPNLLLLDEPTNHLDLETRHALTMALAQFEGTLILVSHDRHLLRATTDQFMLVAKHRLQPFDGDLDDYRDWLLQHAADQRAAAKGESGPASDGNGGASAANRRDQKRQEAEARQRLSHLKRPLQTRIAKIEKEMEQLQAEKSALDAFVADPASYEADRKTRLTDAIRKLGDVNGRLDALEADWLGAHDELEKIG, encoded by the coding sequence GTGATCCGTTTCAATCAGTTCAGCCTCGCCCGCGGCACGAAGCCGCTCTTCGACGCGACCTCGTTCACGCTGAATCCCGGCGAGAAGGCGGGCCTCGTCGGCGCGAACGGCGCCGGCAAATCGACGCTCTTCGCGGTGCTGCGCGACGAGCTGCACGCGGATGCGGGCGACTTCGCGATGCCGCCGTCGTGGCGCATCGCGCACGTATCGCAGGAAACGCCCGCCGTCGATCGCAGCGCGCTCGACTACACGCTCGACGGCGACGCCGCGCTGCGCGCGATCGAGGCGCGCATCGCGCAGGCGTCCGCCGCGCATGACGGCGCGGCCGAAGCCGACGCGCACGCGGCGTTTGCCGACGCCGACGGCTACACCGCGCCCGCGCGCGCGCAAGCGCTGCTGCTCGGGCTGGGCTTCACGCTCGCGCAAACGCGCGAGCCCGTCGCGAGCTTCTCGGGCGGCTGGCGGATGCGCCTCAATCTCGCGCAGGCGCTGATGTGCCGCTCGGATCTGCTGCTCCTCGACGAACCGACGAACCACCTGGATCTCGACGCGATCGTCTGGCTCGAGGACTGGCTGCATCGCTATCCGGGCACGCTCGTCGTCATCTCGCACGACCGCGAGTTCCTCGATTCAGTCTGCAACGTGACGCTGCATCTGGAGAATCGCCAGGTGAAGCGCTACGGCGGCAATTATTCACAATTCGAAGTGCTGCGCGCGCAGCAGCTCGACTTGCAGCAAAGCGCCTACGAGAAGCAGCAGAAGACGATCGAACACCTGCAGAGCTTCATCAACCGCTTCAAGGCGAAGGCGACGAAAGCCAAGCAGGCGCAAAGCCGGATGAAGGCGCTCGAGAAGATGGAGCTGATCGCGCCCGCGCACGTCGCGTCGCCGTTCACGTTCGAGTTCCGCACGCCCGACTCCGCGCCGAACCCGATGCTCGTGATGGAAGGCGTGCGCTGCGGCTATCGCGCGGACGACGACGGCGAGATTCCGATCGTCGAGCGCGTCGCGCTGTCGATCCAGAACGGCCAGCGGATCGGCCTGCTCGGCGCGAACGGCCAGGGCAAGTCGACGCTCATCAAGACGCTCGCGGGCACGCTCGCGCCGCTGTCGGGCGACGTGCGCACCGGCAAGGGCCTCACGATCGGCTATTTCGCGCAGCATCAGCTCGAGACGCTGCGCCCGGACGATTCCGCGCTCGCGCATCTCGCGCGTCTCGCGCCCGACTCGCGCGAGCAGGAACTGCGCGATTTCCTCGGCGGCTTCAATTTCTCAGGCGACATGGCGACCGCTCCGATCGAGCCGTTCTCGGGCGGCGAGAAAGCCCGGCTCGCGCTCGCGCTCATCATCTGGCAAAAGCCGAACCTGCTGCTCCTCGACGAGCCGACGAACCACCTCGATCTCGAGACGCGCCACGCGCTCACGATGGCGCTCGCGCAATTCGAAGGCACGCTGATCCTCGTGTCGCACGACCGCCACCTGCTGCGCGCAACGACCGACCAGTTCATGCTCGTCGCGAAGCACCGGCTTCAGCCGTTCGACGGCGATCTCGACGATTACCGCGACTGGCTGCTGCAGCACGCGGCGGACCAGCGCGCGGCGGCGAAGGGCGAATCCGGCCCGGCGAGCGACGGCAACGGCGGCGCGTCCGCGGCAAACCGCAGGGATCAGAAACGGCAGGAAGCCGAAGCGCGCCAGCGGCTTTCGCACTTGAAGAGGCCGCTGCAAACGCGCATCGCGAAGATCGAAAAGGAAATGGAGCAGTTGCAGGCCGAGAAGTCGGCGCTCGACGCGTTCGTCGCCGATCCGGCGAGCTACGAGGCCGATCGGAAAACGCGTCTCACCGACGCGATCCGCAAGCTCGGCGACGTCAACGGTCGCCTCGACGCGCTCGAAGCCGACTGGCTCGGCGCGCATGACGAACTCGAGAAGATCGGGTAA
- a CDS encoding glutathione peroxidase produces the protein MSELYSFSAQALSGGDVSLEQYRGKVLLIVNTASECGFTPQYAGLQQLYDRFRERGLVVLGFPCNQFGKQEPGDASQIGAFCEKNFGVTFPMFAKIDVNGASAHPLYRYLTEEAPGILGLKAIKWNFTKFLVNREGEIVKRYAPSTKPDDIAEDVEKQL, from the coding sequence ATGTCGGAACTTTATTCATTCAGCGCGCAGGCGCTTTCGGGCGGAGACGTGTCGCTCGAGCAATACCGGGGCAAGGTGCTCCTCATCGTCAACACGGCGAGCGAATGTGGATTCACGCCGCAGTACGCGGGGCTGCAGCAGCTGTACGACCGCTTTCGCGAGCGCGGGCTTGTCGTGCTCGGCTTTCCGTGCAACCAGTTCGGCAAGCAGGAGCCGGGCGACGCGTCGCAGATCGGCGCGTTTTGCGAGAAGAATTTCGGCGTCACGTTCCCGATGTTCGCGAAAATCGACGTGAATGGCGCGAGCGCGCATCCGCTGTACCGCTACCTGACCGAGGAAGCGCCCGGCATTCTGGGCCTGAAGGCGATCAAGTGGAATTTCACGAAGTTTCTCGTGAATCGCGAAGGCGAAATCGTGAAGCGTTATGCGCCGTCGACGAAGCCCGACGATATCGCCGAGGACGTCGAGAAGCAGCTCTGA
- a CDS encoding YciI family protein, which translates to MKCVMFYQTAPDGLAKAVELGPAHVARLREFHARGVLLMAGPFADPAQGALGIFTSRDAAEEFVSGDPFVTGGVVSGWTLQEWKEVLA; encoded by the coding sequence ATGAAATGCGTGATGTTCTATCAGACGGCGCCGGACGGCCTCGCGAAAGCCGTCGAGCTCGGCCCCGCGCACGTCGCGCGGCTACGCGAATTCCACGCGCGCGGCGTGCTGCTGATGGCCGGGCCGTTCGCCGATCCCGCGCAAGGCGCGCTCGGCATCTTCACGAGCCGCGACGCCGCCGAGGAATTCGTGAGCGGCGATCCCTTCGTGACGGGCGGCGTCGTGAGCGGCTGGACGCTTCAGGAATGGAAGGAGGTGCTGGCCTAG
- the cls gene encoding cardiolipin synthase, which yields MTLDWLHLGTFIGLAHVLGVIAACHAILNTRTSQGAIAWAVSLTAMPYLTLIPYLFLGRSKFSGYVDARRHETEALRTRAHPAPWSAEGSTLGAPKDALGLARVRALTRLVGMPFLAGNAVRTLVNGDATFSAILAAIDAARSYVIVQFFIVRDDALGAMLRDTLIARAQAGVRCYLLYDSIGSFDLPSSYVHALREGGVEVHPFATNKQFVNRFQLNFRNHRKIVVVDGERAFVGGHNVGVEYLGGNPRLSPWRDTHIEVRGPAVANIQYVFAEDWHWATQSLPPQAPPPAPIADADMHCLVVPMGPADKQETGSLFFAEAINAARERVWITTPYLVPDEAVISALKLAVMRGVDVRVLIPSRRDHYVVFEASKLYARDLVDAGVRIFRYRPGFLHQKVVLIDRAAAAVGSANLDNRSFRLNFEIMVLTVDEGFAAEVETMLERDFGNAFEVDLSEYRRSPAWRRVAMHVARLFAPIL from the coding sequence ATGACCCTCGACTGGCTTCATCTCGGCACCTTCATCGGCCTCGCGCACGTGCTCGGCGTGATCGCGGCCTGCCATGCGATCCTGAACACGCGCACGTCGCAAGGCGCGATCGCATGGGCGGTGTCGTTGACCGCGATGCCGTATCTGACGCTGATCCCGTATCTGTTCCTCGGCCGCAGCAAGTTCTCCGGCTATGTCGACGCGCGCCGCCACGAGACCGAGGCGCTGCGCACACGCGCGCATCCGGCGCCGTGGAGCGCCGAGGGCTCGACGCTCGGCGCGCCGAAGGACGCGCTCGGCCTCGCGCGCGTGCGCGCGCTCACGCGCCTCGTCGGCATGCCGTTCCTCGCCGGCAACGCAGTGCGCACGCTCGTCAACGGCGACGCGACGTTCTCCGCGATCCTCGCGGCGATCGACGCCGCGCGCAGCTACGTGATCGTCCAGTTTTTCATCGTTCGCGACGACGCGCTCGGCGCGATGCTGCGCGATACGCTGATCGCGCGCGCGCAGGCGGGCGTGCGCTGCTATCTGCTGTACGACAGCATCGGCAGCTTCGATCTGCCGTCGAGCTACGTGCACGCGCTGCGCGAGGGCGGCGTCGAGGTGCATCCTTTCGCAACCAACAAGCAGTTCGTCAACCGCTTTCAGCTCAACTTCCGCAATCATCGGAAGATCGTCGTCGTCGACGGCGAGCGCGCGTTCGTCGGCGGGCACAACGTCGGCGTCGAATATCTCGGCGGCAATCCGCGCCTGTCGCCGTGGCGCGACACGCACATCGAAGTGCGCGGCCCCGCGGTCGCGAACATCCAGTATGTGTTCGCCGAGGACTGGCACTGGGCGACGCAGTCGCTGCCGCCGCAGGCGCCTCCGCCCGCGCCCATCGCCGACGCCGACATGCACTGCCTCGTCGTGCCGATGGGCCCCGCCGACAAGCAGGAGACGGGCTCGCTCTTCTTCGCGGAGGCGATCAACGCGGCGCGCGAGCGCGTGTGGATCACGACGCCCTACCTCGTGCCCGACGAGGCGGTGATCTCGGCGCTCAAGCTCGCGGTGATGCGCGGCGTCGACGTGCGGGTGCTGATCCCGAGCCGGCGCGATCACTATGTCGTGTTCGAGGCGTCGAAGCTCTATGCGCGCGACCTCGTCGACGCGGGCGTGCGGATCTTCCGCTACCGGCCCGGCTTCCTGCATCAGAAGGTCGTGCTGATCGACCGCGCGGCGGCGGCCGTCGGCAGCGCGAACCTCGACAACCGGTCATTCCGGCTGAATTTCGAGATCATGGTGCTGACGGTCGACGAAGGCTTTGCGGCCGAAGTCGAAACGATGCTCGAGCGCGACTTCGGCAACGCGTTCGAAGTGGATCTGAGCGAGTATCGGCGCTCGCCCGCGTGGCGGCGCGTCGCGATGCATGTCGCTCGGCTGTTCGCGCCGATCCTCTGA